The stretch of DNA ACAGCCCGGCAACTTTACCCAACGCGGCGCCCAGCCCCGTCCACATGGCCTCGCCCGGCTTCTTCTCGTGCTTGAGGTGCTCCCAAAGCGCCGCGCCGACGAACGCGCCGATGCACGCGCCAATCAGCGTGCCCACGAGGGGAACAGGAATCAGGGGCGTAAAGAGAATCGCCCCGCCGAGGCAGCCCACCAACGCCGCAACCATCGACCCCTTGCTGCCGCCGAATTTCTTCGCGCCAAACCCGGCTGCAAGTGTCTCCAGAATCTCGCCGA from Candidatus Hydrogenedentota bacterium encodes:
- a CDS encoding DUF456 domain-containing protein, which encodes MSLAILGWSAFGIAILVGIALNLLGLFGNWIILAAMVIAWIVLGFEPFGWLGIGLMLGFAIIGEILETLAAGFGAKKFGGSKGSMVAALVGCLGGAILFTPLIPVPLVGTLIGACIGAFVGAALWEHLKHEKKPGEAMWTGLGAALGKVAGLFAKTAAGFAMLIVAALTY